One stretch of Eretmochelys imbricata isolate rEreImb1 chromosome 1, rEreImb1.hap1, whole genome shotgun sequence DNA includes these proteins:
- the SMIM45 gene encoding small integral membrane protein 45, with amino-acid sequence MPHFLDWFVPVYLMISILILVGFGACIYYFEPGLQEAHKWRTQRPIMERDLRKTLMIRDNLAFGVPEV; translated from the coding sequence ATGCCCCACTTCTTGGATTGGTTTGTGCCAGTATATCTGATGATCTCCATTCTCATCTTGGTGGGCTTCGGAGCTTGCATATACTACTTTGAGCCGGGCCTACAGGAGGCCCACAAGTGGCGGACGCAAAGGCCGATCATGGAACGAGATCTTCGGAAAACACTGATGATACGGGATAACCTTGCCTTTGGGGTGCCTGAGGTCTAG